Part of the Ammoniphilus sp. CFH 90114 genome, ACGGAGGACACCTAAGGTATAGCTTATCGATACTTTTGATTCTGTTGCAGCAGCTTCATGGATTTTACTTTGGTTTACTTGTCTCCATAAGACGGCAGCATATAAAAGGTAAATTCCCCCTGCTAGCAGGAAGGTTTGCATACTCCCTCCAAATCCTAAAAAAGTACCTATCATAGGGCCAATGGAGAATCCTAGGTTAATTGCTAAGTAGCGATAGGAAAACATACGTAGCCGCTTTTCCTCAAGTGTCAGGTCGCCCATAAGCGCTTTAGAAATAGTGTTGAAAAAGGAAGCAGAAATCCCTCTTGTTAAGCTAAGCCCCAGCAATATTAAGGTATGAGTCGCAAAGACGAATCCGATGAAGGATAAAGTAAGAATAACTAACGATAAGAACATTAAACGACTTCTTCCCAACAGGTCAGACAGATATCCCCCGACGAAACCCCCAAGCGTTGCAGCTAGAGGTCCTGCCCCCACGATTAATCCAATGGTGGCATAATCCAACTTCGTGGTTTCTAATAAGTAAATTGCTAGAAAAGGCATACTCATCGAACTGGTCAGCGATACAAAAATAGTTCCTATGAGTAACGTATTGACCACAATATGGTTTTCTCTTAAGTCCGATAGCAGTGACTTCATTCATCCTCCATACGAAAGAGAAGAAATTTCAAGCTATGATCTAGCTGCGCAATAAAAGAATCCCGAAGGCTATAATAGGCAACATTCGTACTGTTGATATAGTGAGCCCTCACAAGCCCCGCTCGGCGAAGAGAGGTCATATGATGATGGACTGTACTTTTAGCAAGCTTCAGATGTTGATGAATCTGAATCAGTGTCCTTGGTTCCCTACTAAGGTATTGTAATATAGTTAAGCGCCTCTCATCCCCTAGACATTGGGCGATCTGAAGCACATTTTGTCTTGCCTCTTTCCCCTGTGAGTTAGGTCGCAAAGGATATAGGCAGACCGCTATTGCACGGTAAAAATCCAGAATCGTGCTTGGTGCGCAGTGGTATTGAGGTACTAAGATGACTTCTTGTAATTCTTGTACCGGTTCAATATAAATGCCACCTGTCACTTGGTCGATCAAATCAACCGGCTTCTCTACTTCGAGACGAGACATTAAAGTATGCGCCTCTTCTTGCAAGTCTCTGAGACACGACTGATCAAAAAACTGAAAATAATACTCGTGCCAGCGTTGTAAAAGCCATACAGCTTGGTCCCTGACTTCCGCTAGATTAAGAGGAATCGTCTGAACCCATGGAGATAGTCTTTCATATAATTCTCCTGCAGGCAGCTGTTCTAACCACCCTAAAAATCCTTCCACCGTCTCAGCGTTGGGGCACTGGGAAACTAACAGCACCGTACGATGAAGAACCTCCCAGCGTTCATCTAATAGTGTTTCCGCATAATCTTGAGGAAGTCGTTCTCGTATCTTCTTCAACCATTGATCATCTAGCGTAATCCCCTTTAGATTAGGGTAGTAAATATAAGCATAGAAGCTATTAATTAGCTCATAAACAGGGGAATATTTCACTTTTATAGAATACACAACGACGTTCGACCTCCATCGAATGACTTGAAGCAATGATACTATGAATTAGAAAAAAAATCCAGTATCTTGTACTGGATTTTTGTGATTAAGTTATCCTAGACAATTTTTAATAACTATTGCAAACCTACAACACTGCGCCCACGAACATTCCCTTTCACAATCCTTGATAACACTTCGGGTAATTCATCTAATCGAACTTCGGTAGCGATGTCGTCTAATAGACGGTTCGTTGAGAAGGTATTCGCCAATCGCTCCCAGATTTTGAGGCGTGTAGCCATAGGGCAGTAAACGGAATCAATTCCGAGGAGATTAATGCCGCGTAAAATGAAAGGATAAACGGTTGTTGGAACCTCGCCTCCCCCCGTTAATCCACTAACAGCAACGGATCCCCCGTACTGAGTCGTACTTAATACATAAGCCAAGGTCTTCCCCCCAACCGGATCAACAGCAGCCGCCCAGCGTTGTTGATCAAGTGGACTTATCTTTTCTGGCGTTAACTCTCCTCTATTGATGATCTCCTTAGCTCCAAGGTGATGTAAGTACTCATGCTCTGATTCCTTGCCTGTGCTTGCGGCGACATGATAGCTATTCAAACTCAACATCGAAACAGCAATACTGCCTACCCCACCTGTTGCTCCTGTTACCAGTACAGGCCCTTTATCGGGTTTCAAACCGTTTTCCTCTAAACGCTGAATAGAAAGCGCCGCTGTAAATCCCGCCGTCCCTAAAACCATCGCACCCTTCAGGGTTAATCCCTTAGGGAGGGGGACCACCCAATCTCCTGGTACACGAGCATATTGACTAAAACCTCCAAAATGACTCACACCCAGTTCATAACTTGTTACAATCACCTCATCCCCTTCACGATAACGGGAATCGTCAGATGCAACCACGGTTCCAGCTAAATCAATTCCAGGAATAAACGGATAAGACCTCACAATACGTCCCTTCGGATCAGCAGCTAGTCCATCCTTAAAATTAACACTTGAATAAGCTACGCGAATCGTGACATCTCCACTTGGTAAATCGTCGAATGTCATTTGCTTGATATCAACTGTAAATTGATCGTCAACTTTATTTACAACTAGGGCAGAGAACTTTGACATCACCGAACACCATCCTTCGCTATTCTAGTAACGTCTTCATTATATCATGATAGCAATTCCTACCAATGACCAAGTTTGATAGAAGAATGCAAAAAAGCCTTCCCAAAACGAGGAACTTATGGTAAAAATAAAGAGAAACCTCGATAATAGCAAATTCATTGAAAGATGAAGAC contains:
- a CDS encoding MFS transporter, with product MKSLLSDLRENHIVVNTLLIGTIFVSLTSSMSMPFLAIYLLETTKLDYATIGLIVGAGPLAATLGGFVGGYLSDLLGRSRLMFLSLVILTLSFIGFVFATHTLILLGLSLTRGISASFFNTISKALMGDLTLEEKRLRMFSYRYLAINLGFSIGPMIGTFLGFGGSMQTFLLAGGIYLLYAAVLWRQVNQSKIHEAAATESKVSISYTLGVLRRDTPLLLFLIGGTLLMTVHGQMSVTLSQYLKENIVDGVRLFGVLMSINGLTVLLLQIKLTQWSERFSNFRRIGVGCFLFLCGEIGFAYSVHWTGFILAMMIFTIGEILVVPAEYAQIDQITPQGMRGTFYGAQSFCELGSFLGPWAGGMILSTFGGKTMFLTLGIVSITSLVFYWKGQQIFKKKRTGSTPSWQVGY
- a CDS encoding transcriptional regulator, yielding MYSIKVKYSPVYELINSFYAYIYYPNLKGITLDDQWLKKIRERLPQDYAETLLDERWEVLHRTVLLVSQCPNAETVEGFLGWLEQLPAGELYERLSPWVQTIPLNLAEVRDQAVWLLQRWHEYYFQFFDQSCLRDLQEEAHTLMSRLEVEKPVDLIDQVTGGIYIEPVQELQEVILVPQYHCAPSTILDFYRAIAVCLYPLRPNSQGKEARQNVLQIAQCLGDERRLTILQYLSREPRTLIQIHQHLKLAKSTVHHHMTSLRRAGLVRAHYINSTNVAYYSLRDSFIAQLDHSLKFLLFRMEDE
- a CDS encoding acryloyl-CoA reductase, coding for MSKFSALVVNKVDDQFTVDIKQMTFDDLPSGDVTIRVAYSSVNFKDGLAADPKGRIVRSYPFIPGIDLAGTVVASDDSRYREGDEVIVTSYELGVSHFGGFSQYARVPGDWVVPLPKGLTLKGAMVLGTAGFTAALSIQRLEENGLKPDKGPVLVTGATGGVGSIAVSMLSLNSYHVAASTGKESEHEYLHHLGAKEIINRGELTPEKISPLDQQRWAAAVDPVGGKTLAYVLSTTQYGGSVAVSGLTGGGEVPTTVYPFILRGINLLGIDSVYCPMATRLKIWERLANTFSTNRLLDDIATEVRLDELPEVLSRIVKGNVRGRSVVGLQ